Proteins encoded together in one Flavobacterium keumense window:
- a CDS encoding RNA polymerase sigma factor: MAIPPIDDATLVNDYIAGNEAALATLIKRHQSKIFGFIYSKIGDRDLADDIFQDTFIKVIRTLKSNAYNEEGKFLPWVMRIAHNLIVDYFRKNKKMPLYRETEEFSIFSIMTDDTLTIENKLISDQVAKDLRKLIEELPDDQKEVVMMRLYQDMSFKEVSEATGVSINTALGRMRYALLNLRKVIEKHQIILTN, translated from the coding sequence ATGGCTATTCCTCCTATTGATGATGCTACATTAGTAAATGATTATATTGCGGGCAATGAAGCTGCTTTAGCAACTCTTATCAAAAGACACCAATCCAAAATTTTCGGTTTTATCTATTCCAAAATTGGAGATAGAGATCTTGCAGACGATATTTTTCAAGATACGTTTATCAAAGTAATTCGCACTTTGAAATCCAATGCGTATAATGAAGAAGGTAAATTCTTGCCTTGGGTAATGCGAATTGCTCATAATTTGATTGTAGACTATTTTCGTAAAAACAAAAAAATGCCTTTGTACAGAGAAACAGAAGAGTTTTCTATCTTTTCTATTATGACAGATGATACACTTACAATAGAAAATAAATTGATTTCAGATCAAGTGGCAAAAGATTTACGTAAGTTGATAGAAGAACTACCAGATGATCAAAAAGAAGTAGTAATGATGCGCTTGTACCAAGATATGAGTTTTAAAGAAGTCTCAGAAGCAACAGGGGTAAGTATCAATACGGCTTTAGGTAGAATGCGATATGCTTTATTGAATTTGAGAAAAGTAATTGAGAAACACCAAATTATTTTGACGAACTAA
- a CDS encoding endonuclease III domain-containing protein, translating to MNKQERVTFVINTLKELYPTIPIPLDHKDPYTLLIAVLLSAQCTDVRVNQITPLLFAKADNPYDMVKLSVDEIKEIIRPCGLSPMKSKGIYGLSQILIEKHNGQVPQSFEALEELPAVGHKTASVVMSQAFGVPAFPVDTHIHRLMYRWNLTNGKNVVQTEKDAKRIFPEELWNELHLQIIWYGREYSPARGWDLEKDIITKTIGRKSILDDYFKK from the coding sequence ATGAACAAACAGGAACGGGTAACATTTGTTATAAATACGTTAAAAGAATTGTATCCAACTATTCCAATTCCTTTGGATCATAAAGACCCTTATACCTTATTAATAGCAGTATTACTATCTGCACAATGCACAGATGTTAGGGTGAATCAAATTACCCCTCTGTTATTTGCTAAAGCAGATAATCCTTACGACATGGTCAAACTGTCTGTAGACGAAATTAAAGAAATCATTCGTCCTTGTGGATTATCTCCCATGAAATCAAAAGGAATTTATGGTTTATCACAAATTCTAATTGAAAAACACAACGGGCAAGTTCCTCAAAGCTTTGAAGCCTTGGAAGAACTACCAGCAGTGGGTCATAAAACTGCTAGTGTTGTAATGTCTCAAGCCTTTGGTGTTCCAGCTTTTCCGGTAGATACACACATCCATCGTTTAATGTATCGCTGGAACCTAACCAACGGTAAAAATGTGGTACAAACTGAAAAAGATGCCAAACGCATTTTCCCAGAGGAATTATGGAATGAATTGCATTTGCAAATCATTTGGTATGGCCGCGAATATTCGCCTGCACGTGGATGGGATTTAGAAAAAGATATCATCACAAAAACAATAGGAAGAAAATCCATTTTAGACGATTACTTTAAAAAATAA
- the bcp gene encoding thioredoxin-dependent thiol peroxidase: MTTLQIGDNAPQFSGVDQDGKTHQLADYLGKKLVVFFYPKANTPGCTAEACDLRDNFERFQANNYALLGVSADSAKAQAKFREKFDFPFPLLADEDKSVIHAFGVWGPKKFMGKEYDGIHRTTFVIDENGIIADVISDVKTKAHTSQILK, translated from the coding sequence ATGACAACATTACAAATAGGGGATAACGCTCCACAATTTTCTGGAGTAGATCAAGACGGGAAAACGCATCAATTGGCTGATTATCTGGGGAAAAAATTGGTAGTCTTTTTTTATCCAAAGGCAAATACGCCAGGCTGTACTGCAGAAGCTTGTGATTTAAGGGATAATTTTGAACGTTTTCAAGCCAATAATTATGCTCTTTTGGGAGTGAGTGCTGATTCTGCCAAAGCACAGGCTAAATTTAGAGAGAAATTCGATTTCCCTTTTCCATTATTGGCTGACGAAGATAAATCAGTAATTCATGCCTTTGGTGTTTGGGGACCTAAGAAATTTATGGGTAAAGAATACGACGGTATTCACAGAACTACGTTTGTAATTGACGAAAACGGAATTATAGCAGATGTGATTTCTGATGTGAAAACTAAAGCGCATACCTCTCAGATTCTGAAATAA